From Streptomyces sp. HUAS MG91, the proteins below share one genomic window:
- a CDS encoding glycoside hydrolase family 31 protein, with translation MNGRDLVRSVKAVSRVGAAQGLRVVRASWRHRRADSAGLPQQGPARARVPGCVVGVDPAPGGGEVRFARSVLRILVTVNGAVFWGWDGADPEPSYALAGVCPEPDSRVTLEPDKDGGWRVVAERATVTVSRHGTIELCTPGGVLLRRDLPPRWWEPAGGGEARWAQRSEVAADARFFGLGGRSSGPRLRGGTYRLWNTASRGAFGPGDDPLSVTMPVQLVVADAGTHLVFHDTTWDGTVVLREGREGDGSGHDRAGSCELRMRGGPLRCWALVGTPARVVRGWAQLTGGAVVPPSWALGHQHVGRGSGDASGVEREVRRVVDGHRERGLSLDAVHLDIDQHRARRGPGLPGDPPGSVRRLADALHAEGVRLVSVVEPGVGPERGDAVYEGGRAIDAFVRDTAGRSVRGVVPGGESVYPDFTAERVRKWWGGLYEARLAQGSSGFLHDVSEPLSFAAFGGRSLPLSARHDLDGRGADHREVHNVYGLCMARAAYEGLRELQPQERPFVCSRSGWAGMQRYGGSWSGEVATGWDGLRASLSLVVGLGLCGVPYAGADVGGSEGEPSPELFLRWLQLGAYLPLFRTRSALRGGGREPWRFGDEVLGYARVALDERRRLLPYFMTLAHFARRTGAPYVRPVWWAAPEDRALRDCEDAFLVGDSLLVAPVWGPGVRSRDVLLPRGRWYDTVTGEVFDGPGRVTVSAPLSRIPVLARAGGVVPVRAGDGGIALDVWAPAPGRTGGGYVAVDAGDGWDEPEIERYRVHRSGERVVVEAAGEGGGRPPHPVRVRGL, from the coding sequence ATGAACGGTCGTGACCTGGTGCGCTCGGTGAAGGCGGTTTCTCGGGTGGGCGCCGCCCAGGGGCTGCGGGTGGTGCGCGCGTCGTGGCGGCATCGCAGAGCGGACTCGGCGGGGTTGCCGCAGCAGGGCCCCGCGCGGGCGCGGGTTCCGGGTTGTGTGGTCGGGGTGGATCCGGCGCCCGGTGGTGGGGAGGTGCGTTTCGCGCGCTCTGTGCTGCGGATCCTGGTCACGGTGAACGGTGCCGTCTTCTGGGGGTGGGACGGGGCCGATCCCGAGCCCTCGTACGCGTTGGCCGGGGTGTGTCCGGAACCGGACTCCCGGGTGACGCTCGAGCCGGACAAGGACGGTGGGTGGCGGGTGGTCGCCGAGCGGGCGACGGTGACGGTGTCCCGGCACGGCACCATCGAGCTGTGCACGCCGGGTGGCGTGCTGCTGCGCCGCGATCTGCCGCCGCGCTGGTGGGAGCCGGCGGGTGGGGGCGAGGCGCGCTGGGCGCAGCGGTCGGAGGTGGCCGCGGACGCGCGGTTCTTCGGTCTCGGCGGGCGTTCTTCGGGGCCGCGGCTGCGTGGGGGCACGTACCGGCTGTGGAACACCGCTTCGCGCGGTGCGTTCGGTCCGGGGGACGATCCGCTGTCCGTCACCATGCCGGTGCAGTTGGTGGTCGCCGACGCGGGGACGCATCTGGTGTTCCACGACACGACGTGGGACGGCACGGTCGTGCTGCGCGAGGGGCGTGAGGGCGACGGGTCGGGGCACGACCGCGCCGGGTCGTGCGAGCTGCGGATGCGGGGCGGTCCGCTGCGGTGCTGGGCCCTGGTGGGGACGCCGGCGCGGGTGGTGCGGGGGTGGGCGCAGTTGACCGGTGGTGCGGTGGTGCCGCCGTCCTGGGCGCTGGGGCATCAGCACGTCGGCCGGGGCTCCGGCGACGCGTCCGGCGTGGAGCGGGAGGTGCGCCGTGTGGTGGACGGTCACCGGGAGCGGGGGCTTTCGCTGGACGCGGTGCATCTGGACATCGATCAGCACAGGGCGCGGCGGGGTCCGGGGCTGCCGGGTGATCCGCCGGGTTCCGTGCGCCGTCTGGCGGACGCGTTGCACGCCGAGGGGGTGCGGCTGGTGTCCGTGGTCGAACCCGGGGTCGGTCCGGAGCGCGGTGACGCGGTCTACGAAGGCGGGCGTGCGATCGACGCCTTCGTGCGCGACACGGCGGGCAGATCGGTGCGCGGGGTCGTTCCGGGCGGTGAATCGGTGTACCCGGATTTCACCGCCGAGCGGGTGCGGAAGTGGTGGGGCGGGCTGTACGAGGCGCGTCTGGCCCAGGGTTCCTCGGGGTTCTTGCACGATGTGAGTGAGCCCTTGTCGTTCGCCGCGTTCGGGGGTCGTTCGCTGCCGCTGTCGGCGCGGCACGATCTGGACGGCCGGGGGGCCGACCATCGGGAGGTGCACAACGTGTACGGGTTGTGCATGGCGCGGGCGGCCTACGAGGGGCTGCGTGAACTCCAGCCGCAGGAGCGGCCTTTCGTGTGCTCGCGTTCGGGCTGGGCCGGGATGCAGCGCTACGGGGGGAGCTGGTCCGGCGAGGTCGCGACCGGCTGGGACGGTCTGCGGGCGTCGCTCTCGCTGGTCGTGGGGCTCGGTCTGTGCGGGGTGCCGTACGCGGGAGCGGATGTGGGCGGGTCCGAGGGTGAGCCGTCGCCCGAGCTGTTCCTGCGGTGGTTGCAGCTGGGCGCCTACTTGCCGCTCTTTCGGACGCGTTCGGCGTTGCGCGGTGGTGGCCGCGAGCCGTGGAGGTTCGGCGACGAGGTGCTCGGGTACGCGCGCGTGGCGCTCGATGAGCGCCGGCGCCTGCTGCCCTACTTCATGACGCTCGCTCACTTCGCCCGCCGTACGGGGGCTCCGTATGTCCGTCCTGTGTGGTGGGCGGCGCCCGAGGACCGGGCGTTGCGCGACTGTGAGGACGCTTTCCTGGTGGGTGACTCCTTGCTGGTCGCTCCGGTGTGGGGGCCCGGCGTCCGGAGCAGGGACGTCCTGCTGCCGCGGGGGCGGTGGTACGACACGGTGACCGGTGAGGTGTTCGACGGCCCGGGGCGGGTGACGGTGAGCGCCCCGCTGTCGCGGATTCCTGTTCTCGCGCGCGCGGGCGGCGTGGTTCCGGTGCGGGCCGGCGACGGGGGTATCGCGCTGGATGTGTGGGCTCCGGCGCCGGGGCGCACGGGCGGCGGTTACGTGGCCGTGGACGCCGGAGACGGCTGGGACGAGCCGGAGATCGAGCGCTACCGGGTGCACCGCAGCGGGGAGCGGGTCGTCGTCGAGGCCGCGGGCGAGGGCGGTGGGCGGCCCCCGCACCCGGTGCGGGTACGGGGTCTGTGA
- a CDS encoding CDP-alcohol phosphatidyltransferase family protein, whose product MEVQETRVQTDRVLTIPNILSMARLVGVPLFLWLILRPEFGGPKSDGWALLVLALSGVSDYLDGKLARRWNQISSLGRLLDPAADRLYILSTLVGLTWRDILPIWLTAALLARELLLLVMVGILRRHGYPPPQVNFLGKAATFNLMYAFPLLLLSDGSGWIHELAAIFGWAFAGWGTTLYWWAGILYVVQVRRVVRADSTAD is encoded by the coding sequence GTGGAGGTCCAGGAGACCCGTGTCCAGACAGACCGGGTCCTCACCATCCCGAACATCCTCAGCATGGCGCGGCTCGTCGGCGTACCCCTGTTCCTGTGGCTGATCCTCAGGCCGGAGTTCGGCGGGCCGAAGAGCGATGGATGGGCGCTGCTCGTGCTCGCGCTGAGCGGTGTCAGTGACTATCTCGACGGGAAGCTCGCGCGCCGCTGGAATCAGATCAGCAGCCTCGGCCGGCTGCTCGACCCCGCCGCCGACCGGCTCTACATTCTGTCCACCCTGGTCGGCTTGACCTGGCGCGACATTCTTCCCATTTGGTTGACGGCTGCACTGCTTGCGCGAGAACTGCTGCTTCTGGTGATGGTGGGGATCCTCAGGCGTCACGGCTATCCGCCGCCCCAGGTGAACTTCCTGGGCAAGGCGGCCACCTTCAACCTGATGTACGCGTTCCCGCTCTTGCTGCTCAGCGACGGAAGTGGCTGGATCCATGAACTCGCTGCTATTTTCGGATGGGCGTTCGCTGGATGGGGTACAACGCTGTATTGGTGGGCAGGGATCCTCTACGTGGTCCAGGTCCGCCGAGTTGTCAGAGCGGACTCCACGGCCGATTGA
- a CDS encoding acetoacetate--CoA ligase, with the protein MDTANPSPLWQPDREQIADARITRFQAWAADHYGAPADGGYEALHRWSVTELETFWKAVTDWFDVRFTHPYARVLGNRSMPGAEWFPGATLNYAEHALRAAEDPARADTPAILHVDETQEPRPVTWNELRRQVGSLAAELRTLGVRPGDRVSGYLPNIPEAVVALLATAAVGAVWTSCAPDFGARSVLDRFQQVEPVVLFTVDGYRYGGKEHDRRDTVAELRSALPSLRAVVHIPLLGTEAPDDALEWAALTSGDVAPVFEAVPFDHPLWVLYSSGTTGLPKAIVQSQGGILVEHLKQLGLHCDLGPDDRFFWYTSTGWMMWNFLVSGLLTGTTIVTYDGSPGYPETGAQWAIAERTGATLFGTSAAYVMACRKAGVHPSRDHDLSRVTCVATTGSPLPPDGFRWLHDEVRDDLWIASVSGGTDVCSCFAGAVATLPVHVGELQAPALGTDLQAWDPQGNPLIDEVGELVVTNPMPSMPIRFWNDPDGSRYHDSYFDTYPGVWRHGDWITLTSRGSVVIHGRSDSTLNRQGVRMGSADIYEVVERLPEIRESLVIGLEQPDGGYWMPLFVHLAPGAVLDDDLRSRIKQAIREQLSPRHVPDEIIEAPGVPHTLTGKRIEVPVKRLLQGAPLEKAVNPGSIDNLDLLTFYEDIARKRA; encoded by the coding sequence ATGGACACTGCGAACCCCTCGCCGCTCTGGCAGCCCGATCGGGAACAGATCGCCGACGCGCGGATCACCCGATTCCAGGCCTGGGCGGCCGACCACTACGGGGCACCCGCCGACGGCGGCTACGAGGCACTGCACCGCTGGTCGGTGACCGAACTCGAAACGTTCTGGAAAGCCGTCACCGACTGGTTCGACGTCCGCTTCACCCACCCCTACGCGCGCGTGCTGGGCAACCGCTCCATGCCGGGCGCCGAATGGTTCCCCGGCGCCACCCTCAACTACGCCGAACACGCACTGCGCGCCGCGGAAGACCCCGCGCGGGCGGACACCCCCGCCATCCTGCACGTCGACGAGACCCAGGAACCCCGCCCCGTCACCTGGAACGAGCTGCGCCGCCAGGTCGGCTCGCTCGCCGCGGAACTGCGCACCCTCGGCGTCCGCCCCGGCGACCGCGTCAGCGGCTACCTGCCCAACATCCCCGAAGCGGTCGTCGCCCTGCTCGCCACCGCCGCCGTCGGCGCCGTCTGGACCTCCTGCGCGCCCGACTTCGGCGCCCGCAGCGTCCTGGACCGCTTCCAGCAGGTCGAACCGGTCGTCCTGTTCACCGTCGACGGCTACCGCTACGGCGGCAAGGAGCACGACCGGCGCGACACCGTCGCCGAACTCCGCTCGGCTCTGCCCTCCCTGCGCGCCGTGGTGCACATCCCGCTGCTCGGCACCGAGGCCCCCGACGACGCCCTCGAATGGGCCGCCCTCACCTCCGGCGACGTGGCACCCGTCTTCGAGGCGGTGCCGTTCGACCACCCGCTGTGGGTGCTGTACTCCTCGGGCACCACCGGCCTGCCGAAGGCCATCGTCCAGTCCCAGGGCGGCATCCTCGTCGAACACCTCAAGCAGCTCGGACTCCACTGCGACCTGGGCCCCGACGACCGGTTCTTCTGGTACACGTCCACCGGCTGGATGATGTGGAACTTCCTCGTCTCCGGCCTGCTCACCGGCACCACGATCGTCACCTACGACGGCAGCCCCGGCTACCCCGAGACGGGCGCCCAGTGGGCCATCGCGGAACGCACCGGAGCGACCCTCTTCGGCACCTCCGCCGCCTACGTCATGGCCTGCCGCAAAGCCGGCGTGCACCCCTCGCGCGACCACGACCTGTCCCGCGTCACCTGCGTGGCCACCACCGGCTCGCCCCTCCCGCCGGACGGCTTCCGCTGGCTCCACGACGAGGTCCGCGACGACCTCTGGATCGCCTCCGTGAGCGGCGGCACCGACGTCTGCTCCTGCTTCGCCGGAGCCGTCGCCACCCTCCCCGTCCACGTCGGCGAACTCCAGGCCCCCGCCCTCGGCACGGACCTCCAGGCATGGGACCCCCAGGGCAACCCCCTCATCGACGAAGTCGGCGAACTCGTCGTCACCAACCCCATGCCGTCCATGCCGATCCGCTTCTGGAACGACCCCGACGGCAGCCGCTACCACGACAGCTACTTCGACACCTATCCCGGCGTCTGGCGCCACGGCGACTGGATCACCCTCACCTCACGCGGCTCCGTCGTCATCCACGGCCGCTCCGACTCCACCCTCAACCGGCAAGGCGTCCGGATGGGATCGGCCGACATCTACGAAGTCGTGGAGCGGCTCCCCGAGATCCGCGAGTCCCTCGTCATCGGCCTGGAACAACCCGACGGCGGCTACTGGATGCCCCTCTTCGTGCACCTCGCGCCCGGCGCCGTCCTCGACGACGACCTCCGCTCCCGCATCAAACAGGCCATCCGCGAACAGCTCTCACCCCGCCACGTCCCCGACGAGATCATCGAGGCCCCCGGCGTCCCCCACACCCTCACCGGCAAGCGCATCGAGGTCCCGGTGAAGCGCCTCCTCCAGGGCGCACCCCTCGAAAAGGCCGTGAACCCCGGCTCCATCGACAACCTCGACCTGCTCACGTTCTACGAGGACATCGCCCGCAAGCGCGCCTGA
- a CDS encoding NUDIX domain-containing protein, whose protein sequence is MSASTHTTVNPAPDSHCSSCGAAYGTDVRGWPRTCPACASVAYRNPLPVAIALQPVYDTTGTALVVITRTIAPARGEVALPGGFIDDREDWRHAVVRELREETGIDTAPRDVRLMDAMSAPDGHLLLFGLLPERPVAQLPTSAPTDETDGWHLLRRPAELAFPLHTVAVRAWFEGRYI, encoded by the coding sequence GTGTCCGCATCAACCCACACCACGGTCAACCCCGCCCCGGATTCGCACTGTTCGAGCTGCGGGGCCGCCTACGGGACCGACGTACGCGGCTGGCCGCGCACCTGCCCCGCCTGCGCCTCCGTCGCCTATCGCAACCCGCTGCCCGTGGCGATCGCCCTGCAACCCGTGTACGACACGACGGGCACCGCCCTCGTCGTGATCACCCGCACCATCGCGCCCGCGCGCGGCGAGGTGGCACTGCCCGGCGGCTTCATCGACGACCGGGAGGACTGGCGCCACGCCGTCGTCCGGGAACTGAGGGAGGAGACGGGCATCGACACGGCACCTCGCGACGTACGCCTCATGGACGCGATGAGCGCCCCGGACGGCCACCTCCTCCTCTTCGGCCTGCTGCCGGAACGCCCCGTCGCCCAGTTGCCGACGAGCGCCCCCACGGACGAGACCGACGGATGGCACCTGCTGCGCCGCCCCGCCGAACTCGCCTTCCCACTGCACACGGTGGCGGTCCGGGCCTGGTTCGAGGGCCGCTACATCTAG
- a CDS encoding PTS glucose transporter subunit IIA — MTDVTSPLAGRAIGLSAVPDPVFSGAMVGPGTAIDPVREPSEAVAPVNGIVVSLHPHAFVVVDEEGHGVLTHLGIDTVQLNGEGFELLVNKGDTVTRGQAVVRWDPAAVEAAGKSPVCPVVALEATAESLSDVVESGDLTAGAALFGWK; from the coding sequence ATGACCGATGTGACGTCGCCGCTCGCCGGACGCGCCATTGGGCTCTCCGCCGTTCCTGACCCGGTCTTCTCCGGCGCGATGGTCGGGCCCGGCACCGCCATCGACCCCGTGCGCGAGCCTTCCGAGGCCGTCGCTCCCGTCAACGGCATCGTCGTTTCCCTGCACCCGCACGCCTTCGTCGTCGTAGACGAAGAAGGACACGGGGTGCTGACGCACCTGGGTATCGACACCGTGCAGCTCAACGGCGAGGGCTTCGAGCTGCTCGTGAACAAGGGTGACACCGTGACGCGCGGCCAGGCCGTGGTGCGCTGGGACCCCGCCGCCGTCGAGGCCGCCGGCAAGTCGCCGGTCTGCCCCGTCGTCGCGCTTGAGGCCACCGCCGAGTCGCTCTCCGATGTCGTCGAGTCCGGCGACCTCACGGCGGGCGCGGCACTGTTCGGCTGGAAGTAA
- a CDS encoding mannose-1-phosphate guanyltransferase yields the protein MKAVVMAGGEGTRLRPMTSSMPKPLLPVANRPIMEHVLRLLKRHGLSETVVTVQFLASLVKNYFGDGEELGMELTYANEEKPLGTAGSVKNAEEALKDDAFLVISGDALTDFDLTELINFHKEKGALVTVCLTRVPNPLEFGITIVDEEGKVERFLEKPTWGQVFSDTVNTGIYVMEPEVFDYVEADVPVDWSGDVFPQLMKEGKPVYGYVAEGYWEDVGTHESYVKAQADVLEGKVDVELDGFEISPGVWVAEGAEVHPDAVLRGPLYIGDYAKVEADVEIREHTVVGSNVVVKSGAFLHKAVVHDNVYIGQHSNLRGCVVGKNTDIMRAARIEDGAVIGDECLVGEESIIQGNVRVYPFKTIEAGAFVNTSVIWESRGQAHLFGARGVSGILNVEITPELAVRLAGAYATTLKKGSTVTTARDHSRGARALKRAVISALQASAIDVRDLENVPLPVARQQTARGSAGGIMIRTTPGVPDSVDIMFFDERGADLSQGSQRKLDRVYARQEYRRAFPGEIGDLHFPSSVFDSYTGSLLRNVDITGIADAGLKVVVDASNGSAGLVLPSLLGRLGVDSLTINPGLDESRPTETADARRSGLVRLGEIVASARAAFGVRFDPVGERLSLVDEKGRIVEDDRALLVMLDLVAADRRSGRVALPVTTTRIAEQVAAYHGTQVEWTTTSPDDLTRVGRDDGTIFGGDGRGGFIVPEFSSVFDGTAAFVRLIGLVARTQLTLSQIDARIPRAHVLKRDLATPWAVKGLVMRRVVEEAGDRSVDTTDGVRVVEADGRWVMVLPDPAEAVTHLWAEGPDDASAQQLLDEWTAVVDSAGH from the coding sequence ATGAAGGCCGTCGTGATGGCCGGAGGCGAAGGCACACGCCTTCGCCCCATGACCTCGAGTATGCCCAAGCCGCTCCTGCCCGTGGCCAACCGGCCGATCATGGAGCACGTGCTGAGGCTGCTCAAGCGGCATGGGCTCAGCGAAACCGTAGTCACCGTTCAGTTCCTGGCATCGCTCGTCAAGAATTACTTCGGAGACGGCGAAGAGCTCGGAATGGAGCTCACCTATGCCAATGAGGAGAAGCCACTCGGCACCGCCGGCAGCGTGAAGAACGCGGAGGAGGCGCTGAAGGACGACGCGTTTCTCGTGATCTCCGGTGACGCTCTGACTGATTTCGACCTCACCGAGCTCATCAATTTCCACAAGGAAAAGGGCGCGCTCGTCACCGTATGCCTGACACGTGTGCCCAACCCTCTGGAATTCGGCATCACCATTGTCGATGAAGAGGGGAAGGTGGAACGGTTCCTCGAGAAGCCGACCTGGGGACAGGTCTTCTCGGACACCGTGAACACGGGCATCTATGTCATGGAGCCCGAGGTCTTCGACTACGTCGAGGCCGATGTTCCGGTGGACTGGTCCGGTGACGTCTTCCCGCAGCTGATGAAGGAAGGCAAGCCGGTCTACGGATACGTGGCCGAGGGGTACTGGGAGGACGTCGGCACCCACGAGAGCTACGTCAAGGCGCAGGCCGACGTGCTCGAGGGGAAGGTCGACGTCGAGCTCGACGGGTTCGAGATCTCGCCGGGAGTGTGGGTCGCCGAGGGTGCCGAGGTGCATCCCGACGCCGTGCTGCGCGGGCCGCTGTACATCGGCGACTACGCCAAGGTCGAGGCCGACGTCGAGATTCGCGAGCACACAGTCGTGGGCTCCAACGTCGTCGTGAAGAGCGGGGCCTTCCTGCACAAGGCCGTTGTCCACGACAACGTCTACATCGGGCAGCACAGCAATCTGCGGGGCTGTGTCGTCGGGAAGAACACCGACATCATGCGGGCCGCCCGGATCGAGGACGGTGCCGTCATCGGCGACGAGTGCCTCGTCGGTGAAGAATCGATCATCCAGGGCAATGTGCGGGTGTACCCGTTCAAGACGATCGAGGCCGGCGCCTTCGTCAACACCTCGGTGATCTGGGAGTCCCGCGGGCAGGCCCATCTGTTCGGGGCCCGTGGCGTCTCCGGGATCCTCAACGTCGAGATCACGCCGGAGCTGGCCGTGCGGCTCGCGGGGGCGTACGCCACGACCCTGAAGAAGGGGTCCACCGTCACGACCGCCCGTGACCACTCCCGTGGCGCGCGGGCGCTGAAGCGGGCCGTCATCTCCGCCTTGCAGGCCAGCGCCATCGACGTACGGGACCTGGAGAACGTGCCGCTGCCGGTGGCCCGGCAGCAGACCGCCCGCGGCAGCGCCGGCGGGATCATGATCCGTACGACGCCCGGAGTGCCGGACTCCGTCGACATCATGTTCTTCGACGAGCGCGGAGCCGACCTCTCGCAGGGCAGCCAGCGCAAGCTGGACCGCGTGTACGCCCGCCAGGAGTACCGCAGGGCGTTCCCCGGAGAGATCGGGGATCTGCACTTCCCCTCCAGCGTCTTCGACTCGTACACCGGATCGCTGCTCAGGAACGTCGACATCACGGGGATCGCCGACGCGGGCCTCAAGGTCGTCGTCGACGCCTCCAACGGAAGTGCCGGGCTCGTGCTGCCCAGCCTCCTGGGGCGGCTCGGGGTCGACTCGCTGACCATCAACCCGGGGCTCGACGAGTCGCGGCCCACGGAGACCGCCGACGCACGGCGGTCCGGGCTGGTCAGGCTCGGGGAGATCGTCGCCTCGGCGCGGGCCGCCTTCGGCGTCCGGTTCGACCCGGTCGGTGAGCGGCTCTCGCTCGTCGACGAGAAGGGCCGGATCGTCGAGGACGACCGGGCGCTGCTGGTGATGCTCGACCTCGTGGCCGCCGACCGCCGCAGCGGACGGGTCGCGCTGCCCGTCACCACCACCCGGATCGCCGAGCAGGTCGCCGCGTACCACGGGACGCAGGTCGAGTGGACGACGACCTCGCCCGACGACCTCACGCGGGTGGGGCGCGACGACGGGACCATCTTCGGCGGTGACGGGCGCGGCGGATTCATCGTGCCCGAGTTCAGCAGCGTGTTCGACGGGACCGCGGCGTTCGTCCGGCTCATCGGTCTTGTCGCGCGGACCCAGCTGACCTTGAGCCAGATCGACGCGCGGATCCCGCGGGCGCACGTGCTCAAGCGGGACCTGGCGACGCCGTGGGCCGTCAAGGGACTCGTCATGCGGCGGGTCGTCGAGGAGGCCGGTGACCGGTCCGTGGACACCACCGACGGGGTACGTGTCGTCGAGGCCGACGGACGCTGGGTCATGGTGCTGCCCGACCCGGCCGAGGCCGTCACCCACCTGTGGGCGGAGGGCCCCGACGACGCCTCCGCGCAGCAGCTCCTCGACGAGTGGACGGCCGTCGTGGACAGCGCCGGCCACTGA
- the ptsP gene encoding phosphoenolpyruvate--protein phosphotransferase, whose translation METTLRGVGVSHGVAIGEVRHMGTAVLEPPAKQIAAEDAEREQGRARQAVEAVAADLIARGNLAGGEAQAVLEAQAMIAQDPELIADVDRRIAVGSTAERGIYDAFSHYRELLAGAGEYMAGRVADLDDVRNRIVARLLGVPMPGVPDSDEPYVLIARDLAPADTALLDPALVLGFVTEEGGPTSHSAILARALGVPAVVALPGAGELAEGTVVAVDGSTGEIFVDPSAEKRASLEAAAAERKAALAASTGPGATSDGHKVPLLANIGGPADVPAAVEAGAEGVGLFRTEFLFLDDSAHAPSEEKQVEAYRKVLEAFPEGRVVVRVLDAGADKPLDFLTPADEPNPALGVRGLRSLLDHPEVLRTQLTALAKASEGLPVYLEVMAPMVADRADAKAFADACREAGLQAKFGAMVEIPSAALRARSVLQEVEFLSLGTNDLAQYTFAADRQVGAVSRLQDPWQPALLDLVALSAEAAKAEGKSCGVCGEAASDPLLACVLTGLGVTSLSMGAASIPYVRATLGKYTLAQCERAAAAARAADSADEARNAAQAVLSGE comes from the coding sequence ATGGAGACAACGCTGCGAGGCGTCGGCGTGAGCCACGGTGTGGCGATCGGCGAGGTTCGGCACATGGGGACGGCGGTGCTCGAACCGCCGGCCAAGCAGATTGCGGCGGAGGACGCGGAGCGCGAGCAGGGGCGCGCCCGCCAGGCCGTCGAGGCTGTGGCGGCCGACCTGATTGCGCGCGGCAATCTGGCCGGTGGCGAGGCACAGGCGGTGCTCGAGGCCCAGGCCATGATCGCTCAGGACCCCGAGCTGATCGCCGACGTCGACCGCCGTATCGCAGTCGGCAGCACGGCGGAGCGCGGGATTTACGACGCCTTCTCGCACTATCGCGAGCTGCTGGCCGGTGCCGGTGAGTACATGGCCGGCCGTGTGGCCGACCTCGACGACGTGCGGAACCGTATCGTCGCGCGGCTGCTCGGCGTTCCGATGCCGGGTGTGCCGGACAGCGACGAGCCGTACGTCCTCATCGCCCGCGACCTGGCGCCTGCGGACACCGCTCTGCTGGACCCCGCGCTGGTGCTCGGCTTCGTCACGGAGGAGGGCGGGCCGACCAGCCACAGCGCCATCCTGGCGCGTGCCCTCGGGGTGCCCGCCGTCGTGGCGCTGCCCGGTGCCGGAGAGCTGGCCGAGGGGACCGTCGTCGCCGTGGACGGCAGCACGGGCGAGATCTTCGTCGACCCGAGCGCCGAGAAGCGGGCGTCCCTCGAGGCCGCGGCCGCCGAGCGCAAGGCGGCGCTGGCGGCTTCGACCGGTCCGGGTGCCACCTCTGACGGGCACAAGGTGCCGCTGCTCGCGAACATCGGCGGCCCCGCGGACGTGCCGGCGGCCGTCGAGGCGGGCGCCGAGGGCGTCGGTCTCTTCCGTACCGAGTTCCTGTTCCTCGACGACAGCGCGCACGCTCCGTCCGAGGAGAAGCAGGTCGAGGCGTACCGCAAGGTGCTCGAGGCGTTCCCCGAGGGCCGTGTCGTCGTGCGGGTGCTGGACGCCGGTGCCGACAAGCCGCTGGACTTCCTGACGCCCGCCGACGAGCCCAACCCCGCGCTGGGCGTGCGGGGGCTGCGGTCGCTGCTCGACCACCCGGAGGTGCTGCGGACGCAGCTGACCGCGCTGGCTAAGGCCTCCGAGGGTCTGCCGGTCTACCTCGAGGTCATGGCACCGATGGTGGCCGACCGTGCCGATGCCAAGGCGTTCGCCGACGCCTGCCGCGAGGCCGGTCTGCAGGCCAAGTTCGGCGCGATGGTCGAAATCCCGTCCGCCGCGCTGCGGGCCCGGTCCGTGCTGCAGGAGGTGGAGTTCCTGTCGCTGGGCACCAACGACCTCGCGCAGTACACGTTCGCCGCCGACCGTCAGGTCGGTGCGGTGTCGCGTCTGCAGGACCCGTGGCAGCCCGCGCTGCTCGACCTGGTCGCGCTGTCCGCCGAGGCCGCCAAGGCCGAGGGCAAGAGCTGCGGTGTCTGCGGTGAGGCCGCGTCCGACCCGCTGCTGGCCTGTGTGCTGACCGGTCTGGGTGTCACCTCCCTGTCCATGGGTGCCGCGTCGATTCCCTACGTGCGCGCGACGCTCGGCAAGTACACGCTGGCCCAGTGCGAGCGTGCGGCGGCCGCGGCGCGTGCCGCCGACTCCGCCGACGAGGCCCGCAACGCCGCTCAGGCCGTGCTCTCCGGCGAGTAG